From Quercus lobata isolate SW786 chromosome 1, ValleyOak3.0 Primary Assembly, whole genome shotgun sequence, one genomic window encodes:
- the LOC115952403 gene encoding uncharacterized protein LOC115952403: MYNEIEGNYGDVTISTFKSGLPTRHGLRKSLTGKPVTSLHQLIDRIDKYKRDKEDQQLGKGKAKVFPQEMRDFKSDRFNNNNRLRRDFAGQPGSIEINVVFRDPVHQVLEKIKNESFFKWPNKMARDPMKRNQNVYCQYHQELGHTTEDCRNLRNHLDQLVQEGKLRHLLHHSSGQQGQANPES; the protein is encoded by the coding sequence ATGTACAATGAAATAGAGGGTAACTATGGCGACGTCACCATCAGCACTTTCAAGAGCGGCCTCCCAACTAGGCATGGTTTAAGAAAGTCCTTAACAGGAAAGCCTGTCACTAGCCTGCACCAACTCATAGACCGGATcgacaagtataaaagggaTAAAGAAGACCAGCAGTTGGGAAAAGGTAAAGCGAAGGTTTTCCCCCAAGAGATGAGGGACTTCAAGTCAGACCGATTTAACAACAACAATCGACTGAGGAGAGACTTTGCAGGACAACCCGGATCTATCGAAATTAATGTTGTGTTCCGAGATCCAGTACATCAGGTTCtggagaagatcaagaacgagtcattcttcaaatggccaaataagatggcaAGAGACCCCATGAAGCGCAACCAAAACGTgtattgccaataccaccaagAACTAGGGCACACCACCGAGGACTGTAGGAACTTGAGGAACCACTTGGACCAGCTGGTCCAAGAGGGAAAGTTAAGGCACCTCCTACATCATTCCAGTGGTCAACAAGGACAAGCGAATCCTGAGTCCTAG